The genomic segment GGCTACATGGCCTTGGACAGGCGATGCAAGCGGGGTGCTGCGGAGAGGCCGGGACCCCTCCGGGATGCAGGTAGCGGGGTCCGATCCTCCGTCCCCACCACGGGTTTGTGGTGGCGAGAGGATACCCCGGGTGGCGACTGCTTGGCGGGGGGAAGAAGCGGGGTGCAAGAAGCAGCTCTTGGGGTCCCAGAGAGTCCCTCAagctggggaaactgagaaGATGCTTTGGGGGGACGCTTGCCTGTGTTTTTTGGACACCCCACGGCACCCAGACACTGGCTGCTGGCGCCCCAGTTTCGCTCCCATCTTGTCACCGTCGGGCTCGGCTGCATCCCCCAAAACCCTTTTGCTCTGAAGAATTGGGGCACCCCCTGGGACAGAGAAAAGGGCTGACGGATGCTCTCGGCCCCACCACTTCTCCTTTTGTGTCCCTTCCCCTGGCTGCAGGCCCTGCCACGAGGGACCCCGAGCCAGGCTTCGCCCCACGGTGGATTCGCACCCCCATGCGATCCCCCCGCTGCCTCTTTGGGGCCCTGGTGGCCATTCTGCTGCTGTCCTTTGTGATATGCTGTGAGTTGACACCCCTGGGCGTCCTTTTTCGGGGGTGCTGGGGACTGGGGACACCCCCGTTTGGGCTCAGGGTCCCTCTCCCCCAGTGTCTTGGCTGCTGGTGGAGAGGCaccagggggctgtggggtgtgGGAACGCGTCGCAGGGACAAAGTTTTGCCACCCTGGGCTGCACCCACCTGGGGCTGAGGACGAGCCTGTGCCCCCCTGGAGGTAACCCCCTTAAAATATTGCATCCCCCCTGTCTGAACCCTGCTATCGCCCACCCCGTGGCGCTGTGATGGGGTTTTTCGCGTGgctgtctgtccgtctgtctgtctgcagacGGTGGGGGCTGCAAGCTGTGTCCTGTGGGGTGGACGCTGCACAGGAGGAAGTGTTTTTGGGTCACCAGCaagagcagctcctggagggAGAGCCGGGAGAACTGCAGCCATCAGAGAGCCCAGCTGCTTGTGCCAGAGGACCAGGGCGAGCTGGTAACGGGGCTGATACTGGCTAGGATGTGGGACGGGGCTCAGGGTTGCACCcgaggggctgtggggtccAGAAATTTGGGGTCCGCACCCATAGGGTGCAGGGATGGGTGCCCAAAGCTCTGGGGTAGCATTAGGGACACCAGCGGGGCTCCTGGCTGGGTGGGGGAGCCAGTTGTGGGGACAGCAAAAACCACCATAGTCACCAGCCCCGTTTCCCATCATAGGACTTCCTAAATCGAGTCATACAGAAACCCACACGCTACTTCTGGATCGGCCTCTCCCAGCCCTCTGTGGCGATGGGTTGGACCTGGCTGGATGGCTCCCACCTGGATCAGAGCCGGTGAGAACCTGGGAGAAGCCTGGAGGGGATGGATGGGGGGGTGGACACCTCCACCATCCCCTCAGGGACCCCCGTGAGGTGCCACGGGATCTCTCTTGCACCCTCAGGTTCAACCTGAGCACCCCAAACGCCAGCGGAGCCTGCGGGGCGCTGAGGGAGGACAGGATCATCTCGGAAACCTGCGGCTCTGCCTTGGCGTGGATCTGCCAGAAAGAGGCTGTCCTGCTCTGAGcgacttgggaaaaaaatattaaaaaaagaacaaaaaaaaaaaaacaataaaaaaaacacgttgctttcaaaataaagtcCCTTCTCACCCCTGTGGGCTTTGTGTTGTCTGCTAGGGCTGCTGTATTTTCAGCACGCAGGGGGCATTTTGGAAAGGGGTGGCTGGTGTGAAGAGGGGGAAATGAGGTTCTGGGATTTTGGGGGAGGCAGGTGAAAaggcagcttttttcttttttctttatttattctgcAGGTGGGATGAGCCCTGACAGAATCAGGGTTGCACAAGCTGACGTTTTCATAtgattcctggaaaaaaaaaaaaaaaaggccttttttctctctgtagcCCTTGGCCACCTTCTTCTCGTTGTGGCTGGTGGTCTACAAGATCGGGGTTGCACAGGCCGACATTTTCATATGgtttctggcaaaaaaaaataaaaaaaaaaaaatagccccaGGTGTATAAACCACAATGAGTGATTCTGTGGCGCTGAAGCACTAGgattcattttctctgctctgaGGTGGCAACTTATTTGCATGTATgttttaatgtatataaaacagaaagaatagaCTCTGACAATTTCAAGAGGCCTcttggtggggggggggaagaggacgtcataaaagcaaagaaatgccCCGGGGAGAaatgggagaggggaaggagacgGAAAATGGTGGGGCAAAAAAAGCCATATTTGAAGATATTTGTTGCTTTCACTTTTGTAATGATGCCAAGAGTTGTACTGGGGACCTGGGCTGTGTGCAGAATAAGTTTAGGttagaaaaaaagtgagaaaggagcAATTTGGTCAAAAAAGGGGTGGTgtggggcaggctgctggggagggaggcagacGCTGCCTCATGACTGCTCGTGAAGAGGATCCCACACACAACTGGCTGTGGTGAAGCCTAAGTTGCACGTAATGTGGAATATTTCACAACCAAATGTCCGAAATTGGGAATATTTCCCCTTATTTCAGCCCCCTTGGAGAAGCCTCCGCCATTACAGGGCCGAGGACTACAACTCCCGTCAACCCCCGCGCGCGGGTCTCGGCTCCAGGCCGGGCCGGCGCAAGGCGCAAGGCGCATGCGCAGTGGCGGGGGCGGGCCGTCCGCCATTTTGTGCCGCTTCCTGAGCAGTGTGAgcgatggggggggggagggggggggttgGCTCTCGGCTCTTAAAGGGGTCACGGCCTCAGGGTGGGGCCCCCTCGGGTTACGGTGGAGAAGGGCCCGGCGGAGCGGGCTGAGCGGCGGGCGAGGAGGCTCCGGTGCGGGTCGGGGCGGCGGAGCGGAGCTTGGCCCCTTCTCCATCATGGCCCCGCCTTCCCCGCTGCGGGGCCCGCTTTaaggagcggcggcggcgggaaCAGGGtcgggcgggggggggggggggcgtcgTCGtgagggaggggggcggggctaATTGATGAGGGGGAGGGGCTTGTGGGAAGGGGGCGTGGCttgtgggaaggggaggaggggtTAGGTGGCGGGGCGGGGCTTCGTAGATGAAGGGGCGTGGTCAAACGGAGCGATGGGCGGGGCTACGGGGTGGGCGTGACCACGCAGGGTCAGGGCTGCGGTGGGGGCGTGGCCATGATAGATGAGGGCGGGGCTTATAGGGGTGTGGCTAGGAGGGGGCGGGGTTTAAGCAGCTGGGGGCGGGGCTCCTGGCCTTTGGGGTCTCCCCCTGAGCCCCTGGCCCCATAGAcctggccccagcccccccctcacccccttatcacccccccagaccccccctCATCACCCCCCCAGACCCTCCCTCACCCCCTCAGGCCCCCCCTTTACCCCCTCATcaccccccccagacccctccaCACCCCCTCATcacccccccaggccccccctcaccccctcagACCCCCCCTTTACCCCCTCATcacccccccagacccctcctCACCCCCTAATCActcccccagaccccccctcacccccttatcaccccctcctcatcccccagacccctcctcacccccttatcacccccccagaccccccctCACGCCCTCATcaccccccctcacccccttaTCACCCCCCCAgactccccccaccccctcatcacccccccatcccccccatcacccccttatcacccccccagaccccccttCACCCCCTTatcacccccccagccccctcctcacccccctcTCACCCCCTTATCACCCCCTTATcacccccccaggaccccccccctcATGGATCCCGGCCGCCCGGGCCGCCAGCGGGCCCCCGATTGCGTCCGCCGCCAGAAACGCCGGGAGCTGGACGCCCGCCGCAGCAAGTGCCGAATCCGCCTGGGGGGCCACCTGGAGCAGTGGTGTCGCCTCAAGGAGCAGCTGGGCTTCGCCCTGCACTCCCAGCTGGCCAAATTCCTCCTCGACAGGTCCGTAGACCAGAAAACCCCCCAAAATACCCCAAAAAAACCCCCGTGGGGTCGGGCGACCTTCAGGTCGGTCACGCTGCCTCCTCCTTCCGCAGGTACAGCTCCCAGGGTTGTGTTTTGAGCCCAGGTAGGTGCCTTTTTCCCCCATGGCTACTCCCcatctacattttcttttatattttttcaccCAAAATGCATTTATTGTGAAAATTCGCATTGCACAACACCCTTTCCTGGGAGGAGATGCTTGCGGCGGTGTGGGGTTGGGGTCGCCGCGGAGGTGGCTCTGGCCCCATGGGTTTATTGGGGATGTTGGgcccctcccccagctgctttTTGGGGTCTTTGTGAGGTTTTGGGGttgtgaaagaagggaagaagcagcTGTGAGGGTGCTTCATGGGGTGGGGACACCAGGAGGTTGGAGGtggggaggtggcagagggAGCCCTTTGACGTTATCCCAACACCAAAAAATCTTTAATTGGGTTCGGAGAACCAAAAATCAACCCAAAAGTCGAATTTTTGGACCTGTTCATCACCGAatccctttatttttcatgccCTAACCCAGGACCAAGCACCCCAGAACCCAGCCTTCTCCACGCCGATGCCTTGCAGCGCCTGGTCGCCCTCTCCCATGGCCATGGCCAAGAGTGCGGCTTCGTCCCCGACGTGAAACCCCCAGCCTCgggcagcccagcccagctggtGTGGGAGTGCGTGGCCGGTCACAGCTTCTCCTGGGGCGTCCCCACCGTGGCCGATGGCCAGCAGCCGTGGGGAGTCACCGAGGAAGATTTGGGGTCCAATTCCCCACCGGTCCCCAGGCGCCGGCAGTCGTTGCGGCGGGCAGGGCTCGTTGCCGAGCCCAAAGTGGACGGATCCAGCCCCAAAAAGGATGGTGCCGAAGCAGAGGTGGCAGCTTGGTCACCCGCTGGTGACGGAAACCAGAGGGAGGAGGCGGGTGAAAGCAGTGATGGAGGTGAGGTTGGGTGGTGGTCCTCCTCGTCTTCAGCTGGGAGGAAGGTGGGCTCCCGTGCTCTGCTCTCATTTCACTGTTGGCCTCTTGTAGTCCAAATTAGaagatttttgggtggtcccaAGTCTCTTGTAGTCTAAAATTAGATCTTTGGGTGGTCCCAAGTCTCTGGTAGTCCAAAAGTAGAAGATCTTGCTGACCCCACGTAGGTAGAGCTCTCAGAAGTTCCTCCATTTAGCCAAGATCAAGGAGAAAACCTTCTTCTTTCCTGTCTTAGCTACTTCAGAAGAGGTTGAACTTTCCAGGAGAGGATTTTGGAGTGACTTGGCCAGCAGAAGGGCGCAATCTGCTCTCCCAACACCTGCAGGCTCCCCGGTCCTGCTGCCAAATCCactcttccttcttctgcaTCTCCAAGACTTTGGGTGAAAGAGCCCTGCCTTACCTCACCACCACTCCTTTCGTTTCCTCACAGCTCCCCAAGGGCAGATGGAGGTGGCAACCACAGGACTGGACCATGAGAGGTGAGTGGCGGCCCTGTGGGGCTTTCCCCCGgcacaaaacaccaaaaattgGCGTTTCCTGAGCTGAAGGTTGCGCCTGAACGGGGTCATCCTCGAGCTCTTTGCACCCGTGGCATCTTCTGACGGCAACGCCACCATTTAATGAAGTTTCTataaaaaaattactgctgGGACATAGCAGAGCTGATTTTGGCCGTTGCGTTTTGGCAGCACACCCGCGTTGGAGGAGAAACCGGAGCAGGGCAGCGCGTctcaggaggaagaggaggaagaggaggacgAGGACTTCGCCGAGGACGATGACCTTGCCTACACCGATGACCTGCGTGATGAGAACTACCACCCATCTCTGGACAGGTGAAGAGTGCTTAGAGGCTGGTGGCCAACCGTGGCTCAACGGTGGCCAACGGGGCCCAACTGTGCCCCAGCCGTGGTCAACGGGGCCCAATGGCAGCCAACGGTGGCCAACGGGGCCCAACCATGGTCAACAGGGCCCAATGGTGGCCAAGAGCGGCCAACCGTGCCCCAAATGTGGTCAACAAGGCCCAAGGGTGGCCAAGAGCAGTCAACTGTGCCCCAACGGTGGCCAACAGGGCCCAATGGTGGTCAAGAGTGGCCAACCGTGCCCCAAATGTGGTCAACGGGGCCCAACCGTGCCCCAGCGGTGGCCAACAGGGCCCAGTGGTGGCCAAGAGCGGCCAACCGTGCCCCAACAGTAGTCAACGGGGCCCAACCGTGCCCCAACGGTGGCCAACAGAGCCCAGTGGTGGCCAAGAGCGGCCAACCGTGCCCCAACGGTGGTCAACGGGGCCCAACCATGCCCCAACGGTGGCCAACAAGGCCCAAGGGTGGCCAAGAGCAGTCAACTGTGCCCCAATGGTGGCCAACAGGGCCCAACCGTGCCCCAACAGTGGCCAACAAGGCCCAAGGGTGGCCAAGAGCAGTCAACTGTGCCCCAACGGTGGCCAACAGGACCCAACTGTGCCCCAACGGTGGCCAACAGGGCCCAGTGGTGGTCAAGAGTGGCCAACCGTGCCCCAATTGTGGTCAACGGGGCCCAACCATGCCCCAACCATAGTCAACAGGGCCCAATGGTGGCCAAGAGCAGCCAACCATGCTCCAAATGTGGTCAACGGGGCCCAACCGTGCCCCAACAGTGGCCAACAAGGCCCAATGGTGGCCAAGAGTGGCCAACCGTGCCCAATGAGGCCCAACCACACTCAACGGTGGCCAACCACCTAAACCATCCTGCCCATCCCGTGTCTCTCTTCTCCCCCAGCGACTCGGAGCTGCAGAGACGCCAAAGCCAGCCAAAATCCCGCAAGAAACCCGTGAAAGAGGAGCAGAGCCCGAGCGAGCCGAGCCCGATCGACTCCAGCCCAGCAGAAGAGAGGGGTGGGCGAGTCAGGTGAGCGGGGAAGACCACGGCGGTGGCTACTGAATGAGCATTTGGGGGCACCTTTGGACACGCTGCTGCTTTCTGGGCTGAGAAACCACACGGAAAACTACCCAAACGTTGTAAAAATGCGTGAAGTTCAAGGGAGAGGGCTGCGTGTTTGCAAAGGGAGGTGACAAAGTCACCTGGAATCAGGTTTTAGTCCTCgttggggcagagctgctggcacctgGCCCCATCTTGTGCTGGAGCTTGAGAGGAGGGATTTGGCTGCTGGTCTTGATGGGGGAGTCATTCACGGTGTCTCCTCTGCGGCCACGCACGTGCCTGCTGCTTTGGGTGCTTCAGCACCCAGCCTGGAGCTGGTCCCAAGCACGGGTGGCCACGGAGAAGAGATTTGGTGGCCTCCAGAAGGGTGAAACCACCTCCAGAACCACCGGAGGTGGTTTGGTTGCTCTGGTGGATGGTGAAAACCTTCTTCCAGCCTCCTCACAGCAGCCTGGCCTTGCTGGAAGTTTGCAATCCACATTTGCAATCCCTCCTCTCCTCGCATAGGTGCGGGGACCGTCCGTATGGTTCCACACGGCCCAAAATCCCACGTTTCATCCCCACGCACAGGGCTATGTCACTTGGTTTTTGTCCTCCACGCGCGTGGCCGTGCTTCTTGGCTGGCAGCAATGTCACTGGGTTGTCACCCCAAACGAAACGGAGCCCGTGGCGATGGCAGCGCTCATCCAACCTCAAGCCTTGGTCGAAGGACGTCCTACTCAGGACCAGAATTGTTGAATTTGCGAGCACTTTGAGGCTGAGTTATGGTTTAGCCACTCCTGCCCAGCCACGTGGGCTCAAAAATTCCCTTTTTCACTCAAAATGAGACAGGAGGGTGGAGTAGTTGCTCAGTTCCAGGCGTCTTTTAAGCAGGAAGAGTAAATCCTGTCTGCCCCCGTGAGGGTTGGTCTTGATGCTGGTCCCATCCTTTGCCTCTCGGGTCTGACACACAAGGAGTCATCATCACCTTCCTGGATTTTCTTCCAATACAagggcatttaaaaaaaaatgtaaaaaacacaactttttacTTGGAGTTAGCTGGAGCGACCACTTATCTGCTCTTACCTTTGTGTGCCCTTGAGCGAAGACACCAAAACGCACCCCCCCAAACCTTAGCAGGTAAGTATTGCACGCTTCCACGAaggtttttgtatttattttttcgcTTTGGCATGCTTTTACCACTTCGTTTCGCTTCTCAACGCCCTCCCTGTCTCTTGCAGGAGCTCAGGAGCCACCTAGGAGCTTGCTGGAAGAGAGGACGTGTTCCCAAAAAGTTGTTCCAGAAAGATAAATGGAATGGTAAATCTGGcatttgcctttcttctctcctttttgggTTACACCAAGGGATGCCAGGCACTCAAATTCAGTTTGACAGGAAAGGTTTGGTTTCGCTGGTCCCTGTTGATACCAAAAATTAAGTAAGAGAGGGATTTTTTCACACCTCTGTGGTATTTGGGGGTTCTGCACGCTTCCCACTTGTCACCCTCACATTCAAACCCCCAAAAACCTCAAGATGGACCCAAAAACCTCTTGGGATTTTCAGATGTGGCTGATAAAAGCGGCTATTGACTTGCTTGTGCAAAAAGCAGGGTGGGAGGGAAGCTTTTAACACCCCTCTGAATTAAACTTGAGGTCAGTGGTGAACTTTTGATGAGTTTCATTACAGTTGTCGTACTCGGACTtagaaaatttactttttttcccccagttttggAGCAGCAACTGGAAGAATGGAGATAAAAGACTGttctaagaagaaaatatggCTCATCCTCTTCTCGCTGCCCTACGGTAATGCCACCCTGAGCTGATAAAAAACACTTTGAGGAGATTGTAGACAAAGATGCCCAGCCCGTGCTTTTATTCAGATGCAGCCTGGCGTGGCCATCTATGAACAATCTCTCTGTCTTGCCCcataaaaacatcaaatttttaaaaaaatctctctctgatTGCAGGGTATCAGCCAGGAATAGCTGCTCTTTCCATAAAGTCATggataaagctgaaaaaaaaacagagatgaaacCTGTTTTGATGGGGACGAGCACTCAGCGAGGTGGACACGAGGATGACGACAATCAGAGATGCACTAGGACACTTCCAAAAACCCTGTTAAAGGCTTTGTACTgaataataaaagattttatttctctttacagTGTCTGAAAGGTGCGTTTGTTAACCTCGTTGCCTGCTGCGAGGCCGGGGGGGAGAAATATTTCAGgggttttctgaagtttttaagACTTTCTGATGTTAAAAGGGGAAGAGTTGGCCAAAGGATGGTTTGGTCGTCCAAAGGATGGTTTGAACGCCGTGGTTTTTTTAGAAACCATCAACTgtggctgctttccagctcctcAGCTCTAAATTGAGGCGAGGAGAGGGGATTTTGGGGACAGGAGCCTCGCTCaagacctttttttcctcttccagctgCAAGCGGCGAACGCGGTCGTGCGATGAGGACGTGGCCCAGATCGGCCCCAAGAGGATCAGGTAGCGAGGGGTCCGGGAAGGGGAGGATGAAAAGGTGCAAATCAGCCCTTTTGGGGCATAAACCACGTGCTGGGACATTTTTcttgtccctgcagcagctcctgctgcgaTGGGAGCCTCGTATTTGGCTAAAATTAAGCTTCTGAGGGATAAAAATgatgggggaaggagagagatcGGCTGCTTTCTCAGCTCTCCGTGCTCACCCTGGTAATTCCTCCCTCTTCCAGGAAGGCAGCGAAACGTGAGATCCTCCTGTGCGACTTCGAAGGCTGCGGCAAGATCTTCTCCAACCGCCAGTACCTGAACGTGAGGCcggtggtggtggggagggagggccCCAAATCCCTTTTCCGTGCACGGGGAGGTTCAGCCGAGCGCCTTCAtccctcctgctccttgctTTGAGCCTCTGCTGCGGCCGCTTTTGAGCCAGATTTTGTCTCCTGAGCTCCGTTTTTGACgtctctgctcttctgagatGGATTTGGAGATCCCAACTTTTTAATTCTCGGCTTTATTAACCAGCAGCTCGCTGCCTGCTCAGCCCAGGGGACTGCTCCCAGTCCTAACTTCTGTTTTGGATCAAAAAGATGAATGTTGTAACTGGAAGATGCCCCAGGGCTTGCTCCAAGCACAGGTTCTTGGTGAGGGATTTTTGGGGTGGCGATCTTCACTCctatcctttttttccccacattgcAGCACCACAAGAAGTACCAGCACGTTCACCAAAAGACCTTCACCTGCTCGGAGCCCAGCTGCGGCAAATCCTTCAACTTCAAGAAGCACCTCAAGGAGCACGAGAAGCTGCACAGCGGTGAGCCAGCTGCCTCCATCCCTTCTTAGACGCCTTTCCCGGGCTGCTCCCACCTCCTTGACCCTATTTCCATACCAATACCTCCTGTTTGCTCCCTTTTTTGACCCGTTTACCTTCTAGACTACCACATCAGCTTGTTTTCCACCCCGGAGGTCTGTCCATCTCTCATTTCTCtccatttctgtgctggcaAAGCATCCTGGCTCCTAAAACACACCCCAAAATCATCATCCGGGTTCCTTTtcgaggctgcagcagcccctaaaccattttttttttgttgttttcctcctgccttgcaGACAAGCGGGACTACATCTGCGAGTTCTGCGCCCGCTCCTTCCGCACCAGCAGCAACCTGATCATCCACCGGCGCATCCACACGGGGGAGAAACCCCTGCAGTGAGTTCCAAATCCCATCCCCTAACGATTTGGGGTCACCTCGCTGGCGTCAGCGCTGCTCCACATCAGGTTTCCTGCTCCACATCAGTTTTCCTGCTCCACATCAGTTTTCCTGCTCCACATCAGTTTTCCTGCTCCAGCCAACGGCACCTGGATGCAAAATTCGGGGCGCAGGCACGGGGTTGATTGGAGGAAGCTTAAATTAAGCCATTTTCTGGAGGGTTTTGGGGGAGAGCAATGCGTTTCCTTCCCTCTAGGGTGTGCTGAAGCCACGCAGAGCcggccagcacagccctgaggtTGCTCAGCTGATAAAAAAATTGCAGATCGAGATGTGACAGAGCACAGATTTAAGTGCTTCCCCTTTCTGCTTCCCTGCTTTATTCCCCTGTaggttttttcccctcttacaCCCCGTCCCGTTTCCTCCTAGGTGCGAGATCTGCGGCTTCACCTGCCGCCAGAAAGCCTCCCTCAACTGGCACATGAAGAAGCACGACGCCGACTCCTTCTACCAGTTCTCCTGCGACATCTGCGGCAAGAAGTTCGAGAAGAGGGACAACGTCACGGCCCACAAGAGCAAAAGCCACCCCGAAACCCCCGGAGGACCCCCCCAAGCCGTGCCAGCCTCA from the Aythya fuligula isolate bAytFul2 chromosome 33, bAytFul2.pri, whole genome shotgun sequence genome contains:
- the LOC116500251 gene encoding zinc finger protein 692-like; this translates as MDPGRPGRQRAPDCVRRQKRRELDARRSKCRIRLGGHLEQWCRLKEQLGFALHSQLAKFLLDRYSSQGCVLSPGPSTPEPSLLHADALQRLVALSHGHGQECGFVPDVKPPASGSPAQLVWECVAGHSFSWGVPTVADGQQPWGVTEEDLGSNSPPVPRRRQSLRRAGLVAEPKVDGSSPKKDGAEAEVAAWSPAGDGNQREEAGESSDGAPQGQMEVATTGLDHESTPALEEKPEQGSASQEEEEEEEDEDFAEDDDLAYTDDLRDENYHPSLDSDSELQRRQSQPKSRKKPVKEEQSPSEPSPIDSSPAEERGGRVSCKRRTRSCDEDVAQIGPKRIRKAAKREILLCDFEGCGKIFSNRQYLNHHKKYQHVHQKTFTCSEPSCGKSFNFKKHLKEHEKLHSDKRDYICEFCARSFRTSSNLIIHRRIHTGEKPLQCEICGFTCRQKASLNWHMKKHDADSFYQFSCDICGKKFEKRDNVTAHKSKSHPETPGGPPQAVPASPPSLLGAGMGQTEALGVFGAEQEEPPSREDEGEAEKSGASAE